From Nitratidesulfovibrio vulgaris str. Hildenborough, a single genomic window includes:
- a CDS encoding formate dehydrogenase accessory sulfurtransferase FdhD, with product MEAPPVPRPVEVRQWRDGEWRPLADVVSHEVPVSVVWEGGSCRLWAWPQDIGDLALGHVLLDRLHDGPPDGPSPAGIRRGDARCTDGVWHVRLAPNPAPPAVADVAPDAAKGEEPQRGAASAPGRLSAPELLETMRMFMGAQGLWDGTGCFHRAGVFSVTKGEVVRRAEDIGRHNCIDRLAGWAAREGVDLSSHVLLVSARVTASLFAKARRAGFTWIVSRSAVTTASVDMAREQGVTLVGFARDREERFTVFTDRAGRVAP from the coding sequence ATGGAAGCCCCGCCCGTACCGCGTCCCGTCGAGGTGCGCCAGTGGCGCGACGGAGAGTGGCGTCCGCTTGCCGATGTGGTGAGTCACGAGGTTCCGGTCTCCGTGGTTTGGGAGGGCGGTTCATGCAGACTGTGGGCGTGGCCGCAGGATATCGGCGACCTCGCCCTCGGGCATGTGCTGCTCGACAGGCTGCACGACGGGCCACCCGACGGGCCGTCTCCGGCAGGCATCCGGCGCGGTGACGCGCGGTGCACGGATGGCGTGTGGCATGTGCGGTTGGCGCCGAACCCCGCGCCCCCCGCAGTGGCCGACGTAGCTCCAGATGCCGCAAAGGGCGAAGAGCCGCAGCGGGGTGCAGCCTCGGCACCCGGACGTCTCTCTGCACCCGAACTGCTGGAGACCATGCGCATGTTCATGGGGGCACAGGGCTTGTGGGACGGCACTGGCTGTTTCCACAGGGCCGGGGTGTTCTCGGTGACCAAGGGCGAGGTGGTGCGCCGTGCCGAAGACATCGGCAGGCACAACTGCATCGACAGGCTCGCCGGGTGGGCTGCACGCGAGGGGGTCGACCTCTCCTCGCATGTGCTGCTGGTCTCGGCGCGGGTGACGGCAAGTCTCTTCGCCAAGGCGCGCAGGGCCGGATTTACATGGATCGTCAGCCGTTCGGCGGTGACGACAGCCTCTGTGGACATGGCGCGCGAACAGGGGGTGACGCTGGTGGGCTTCGCGCGTGACCGCGAAGAACGTTTCACCGTGTTCACCGACCGCGCGGGGAGGGTCGCTCCGTGA